A single genomic interval of Daucus carota subsp. sativus chromosome 1, DH1 v3.0, whole genome shotgun sequence harbors:
- the LOC108204668 gene encoding probable WRKY transcription factor 48 has translation MERKQTVKQEEAQKQKSFVVDDQTDNNNISSSISSPLMLSDMLGFGDQKSSVGFMELLGLQDFNNTCSNSSIFDLLTAEELVVGRSPVQNQTQLNPYQESSEVLNNPPTPNSSSLSSVSSGEEKTKVVADEQEQQQQHKVTKPQLKGKKSGSQKKKKQTEPRFAFMTKSEVDHLEDGYRWRKYGQKAVKNSPFPRSYYRCTSTSCNVKKRVERSFNDPSIVVTTYEGQHTHQSPVMPRGIHAGVSSVSGISPLNFPANIHMNNLMMQQQQNSNNFALPSNCSQNTMMNNYPNGYTIADGGGLGFGPSSAMAFLRDNGLLQDVVPSMIRTEDQ, from the exons ATGGAGAGGAAGCAGACTGTGAAACAAGAGGAGGCTCAGAAGCAGAAGAGTTTTGTAGTGGATGATCAAACTGATAACAACAACATCAGTAGCAGCATCAGCAGCCCATTAATGTTATCTGATATGTTAGGGTTTGGTGATCAGAAGAGCTCAGTGGGCTTCATGGAGCTCCTGGGCCTTCAAGATTTTAACAACACTTGTAGCAACAGTTCCATCTTTGATTTATTAACAGCAGAAGAGCTTGTAGTGGGCCGGAGCCCAGTTCAGAATCAAACTCAACTCAATCCTTATCAAGAATCATCAGAGGTTTTGAACAATCCCCCAACTCCCAACTCCTCTTCACTCTCTTCTGTTTCAAGTGGTGAAGAAAAGACTAAAGTTGTGGCTGATGAACAagaacaacagcagcagcacaAAGTCACTAAACCACA GTTGAAAGGCAAGAAGAGTGGGAgtcagaagaaaaagaaacagaCAGAGCCAAGATTTGCATTCATGACAAAGAGTGAGGTTGATCATCTGGAAGATGGCTACAGATGGAGAAAGTACGGCCAAAAAGCTGTCAAAAACAGCCCTTTTCCTAG GAGTTACTATAGGTGCACTAGTACCTCATGTAATGTGAAGAAAAGAGTGGAGCGTTCTTTCAATGATCCAAGCATAGTTGTGACAACATACGAAGGCCAGCATACACATCAGAGTCCGGTGATGCCTCGGGGCATTCATGCTGGAGTTTCATCGGTTTCTGGTATCTCTCCCTTGAATTTCCCGGCCAACATTCATATGAACAACCTCATGATGCAACAGCAGCAGAACTCAAACAATTTTGCATTGCCTTCAAATTGTAGCCAGAATACAATGATGAATAATTATCCTAACGGTTATACAATTGCAGACGGGGGAGGTCTCGGGTTCGGGCCCTCCTCAGCTATGGCGTTCTTGAGAGACAATGGCCTGCTTCAAGATGTGGTGCCTTCCATGATAAGAACAGAAGATCAGTAG
- the LOC108204667 gene encoding flowering time control protein FCA, with product MDDYNFDEFYDYNRHPNSTTLSWSSDNPRAHHYHHNQNMNYYPEHDPFGGPGGFNFPPHPRKRPHFSSGCGEGGSVAKLYVGGTPRNATEHDIRAVFGEHGNIIEVVFLRDKRTGMQQGSCFVKFSRFEDADRAIEVLDNQYTFSGEMAPIKVRYADDKERRRPASNFGTYTFKLYVGGLNKQACKREIGEIFSPFGLIEDVFIALDEFKQSRGYAFVQFSHRDMAVAAINALHGTYIMRGCDQPLIVRFADPKRPKTEDSRPVQSFKDIPNRCRQPTSSPQVSTSMGYHASPEPFSNDPEDSIDCDWSEHVCPDGYLYYYNCATCESRWEKPEEYLFYEQQLQKGLEQGNSQRKQPYMPCSQIHPTDQGFQMQQV from the exons ACAATCGCCACCCTAACTCCACGACGTTGTCTTGGTCCTCCGACAATCCCCGTGCTCACCACTATCATCACAACCAGAACATGAATTATTACCCGGAACACGACCCCTTTGGCGGCCCCGGTGGCTTCAATTTCCCTCCCCATCCCCGTAAAAGACCACATTTCAGTTCCG GTTGTGGTGAAGGCGGTTCTGTTGCCAAGCTTTACGTAGGAGGGACACCGAGAAATGCTACTGAACACGAT ATACGCGCCGTGTTTGGAGAACATGGAAATATCATTGAGGTTGTTTTTCTCAGGGACAAAAGAACTGGCATGCAACAAG GATcttgttttgtaaaattttcaagGTTTGAGGATGCTGATCGGGCGATAGAAGTTTTAGACAACCAATACACGTTTTCAGGG GAAATGGCCCCTATCAAAGTTAGATATGCGGATGATAAAGAACGGAGACGCCCGG CCTCTAACTTTGGGACATATACATTCAAACTGTATGTTGGTGGTTTGAACAAGCAAGCATGCAAAAGGGAAATTGGAGAA ATATTCTCCCCATTTGGTCTTATTGAAGATGTCTTCATAGCGCTCGATGAATTCAAGCAAAGCCGTG GATATGCATTTGTTCAGTTTTCACACAGGGATATGGCCGTTGCTGCAATTAATGCATTACATGGAACATATATAATGAGA GGTTGTGACCAGCCACTAATTGTTCGATTTGCAGATCCTAAAAGGCCAAAAACTGAAGACTCAAG GCCGGTACAATCTTTTAAAGATATTCCAAATCGGTGCAGACAGCCCACTTCATCACCTCAG GTCTCAACTTCAATGGGGTATCATGCTTCTCCTGAGCCCTTCAGCAACGACCCAGAAGATTCTATAGATTGTGATTGGAGTGAGCATGTTTGTCCAGATGGATACTTGTACTACTACAATTGTGCAACTTGTGAGAGCCGG TGGGAGAAACCTGaggaatatttgttttatgaacAACAATTGCAAAAGGGCCTGGAGCAAGGAAATTCACAGCGTAAACAACCGTACATGCCATGTTCTCAGATTCATCCAACTGATCAAGGTTTTCAAATGCAACAGGTTTAG